A single window of Bacteroidota bacterium DNA harbors:
- a CDS encoding tetratricopeptide repeat protein produces the protein MSQIKKTQLLLIIGAVVLFVLLFFANKKPSVVAADNGEQHAVAAETIESFVKTAEGVLAPELKKQTDSYLQKANGADKTKWLDSIVSFWDKNKRPDIASYYFEQKAEAVKNSITWFKAGDRYYYSVRFIKDQNELMPLYQSAIRCYENGLKLEPNNAEAKIMMASCYVEGSSDPMKGITMLREIEKTDSNNVTLQLNFAFFSVKSQQWDKAIKRFEKVLAIDSLYIEAYLHLADAYEQMGNKQKTIEMLEKYKVRTDDALARQEIEKYIQQLKN, from the coding sequence ATGAGTCAGATTAAAAAAACGCAGCTGTTATTAATTATAGGAGCTGTAGTTTTATTCGTTCTTTTATTTTTTGCCAACAAGAAACCATCTGTTGTTGCAGCAGATAACGGTGAGCAGCATGCGGTTGCTGCCGAAACCATTGAAAGTTTCGTGAAAACCGCTGAAGGTGTTTTAGCACCCGAATTAAAAAAACAAACCGATTCTTATCTGCAAAAAGCGAATGGGGCCGATAAAACCAAATGGCTCGATAGTATCGTTAGCTTTTGGGACAAAAATAAACGCCCCGATATTGCTTCGTATTACTTTGAACAAAAAGCAGAGGCAGTTAAAAATTCAATTACCTGGTTTAAAGCCGGCGACCGCTATTATTATTCGGTACGCTTTATTAAAGACCAAAATGAATTAATGCCTTTATATCAAAGCGCGATACGTTGCTACGAAAACGGTTTAAAGCTGGAACCAAATAATGCAGAAGCTAAAATCATGATGGCTTCCTGTTATGTAGAAGGTTCTTCCGATCCAATGAAAGGAATTACAATGCTTCGTGAAATTGAAAAAACCGATAGCAATAATGTAACGCTTCAATTAAACTTCGCTTTTTTCTCGGTTAAATCGCAACAATGGGACAAAGCCATTAAACGTTTTGAAAAAGTTTTAGCCATCGATTCGCTTTATATTGAAGCGTATCTGCACCTGGCAGATGCTTACGAACAAATGGGTAATAAACAAAAGACAATTGAAATGTTGGAGAAGTATAAGGTGAGAACCGATGATGCTTTAGCCCGACAAGAAATTGAAAAATATATACAACAATTAAAAAATTAA
- a CDS encoding integration host factor subunit beta, which translates to MTKADIVNEISEKTGIEKIAVQASVEAFMKSIRNAMIEGKNVYLRGFGTFVVKKRAEKIGRNISKNTTVVIPAHYIPAFKPAKTFSERVKKNVKVAEPEPKNND; encoded by the coding sequence ATGACAAAAGCTGACATCGTAAACGAGATTTCTGAGAAGACAGGAATTGAAAAAATTGCAGTACAAGCTTCAGTAGAAGCTTTCATGAAATCGATCCGTAATGCCATGATCGAAGGTAAGAATGTTTACCTACGTGGATTCGGAACATTTGTAGTGAAAAAACGTGCCGAAAAAATTGGCCGTAACATTTCTAAAAATACAACCGTTGTGATTCCTGCGCACTACATTCCGGCATTTAAACCTGCTAAAACTTTCTCTGAGAGAGTGAAAAAGAATGTAAAAGTTGCTGAGCCGGAACCAAAAAACAACGACTAA
- the mutY gene encoding A/G-specific adenine glycosylase, whose amino-acid sequence MDFFAKRLIKWYNFNKRELPWRSTSDPYKIWLSEIILQQTQVNQGLRYYLKFIEHFPTVKDLAKAPEDKVMKLWQGLGYYSRARNLHEAAKTIVKEHNAGFPQSYNEIRALKGVGDYTAAAIASIAYGLPHAVVDGNVYRVLSRVFGIETPIDSTAGKKEFYELANELLPKKSAADFNQAIMEFGALYCRLQNPDCANCIFNDKCEAFRTQKVNQLPVKAKKTKVKDRYLNYIVFVDNGNTYINKREGKDIWKSLYEFYLIESDKRNNEATLLKSKELIKIWKGKSPRIINVSKEYKHILSHQNLHASFYQIALENPPHHLKLKKVKIAQLHKYAFPRLIEKYLKDEDLIK is encoded by the coding sequence ATGGATTTTTTCGCCAAACGGCTCATAAAATGGTACAATTTTAACAAGCGCGAATTGCCTTGGCGGAGCACCTCCGACCCGTATAAAATATGGCTTTCGGAAATTATTCTTCAGCAAACACAAGTAAATCAAGGACTTAGATACTATTTAAAGTTTATCGAGCATTTCCCAACGGTGAAGGATCTGGCAAAAGCACCGGAGGATAAGGTAATGAAGCTATGGCAAGGACTTGGTTACTATTCGCGGGCCCGAAATTTGCATGAAGCAGCCAAAACGATTGTAAAAGAGCATAATGCCGGCTTTCCCCAAAGCTATAATGAGATTCGTGCATTAAAAGGTGTGGGCGATTATACAGCAGCAGCTATTGCAAGTATTGCCTATGGTTTACCGCATGCCGTGGTAGATGGAAATGTATACAGGGTTTTAAGTCGCGTTTTCGGAATAGAAACACCAATTGACTCAACAGCCGGAAAAAAGGAATTCTACGAATTGGCGAATGAACTGTTGCCAAAAAAATCCGCCGCGGATTTCAATCAAGCTATTATGGAGTTCGGGGCATTATATTGCCGCCTTCAAAATCCGGATTGCGCCAATTGTATTTTTAATGACAAATGCGAAGCGTTTCGAACACAAAAAGTAAATCAACTTCCGGTAAAAGCAAAGAAAACGAAAGTAAAGGATCGTTACCTTAATTATATAGTGTTTGTAGATAATGGCAATACTTATATTAATAAACGAGAGGGAAAGGATATCTGGAAAAGCTTGTATGAATTTTATCTCATCGAAAGTGATAAACGAAATAATGAAGCAACATTATTAAAGAGCAAGGAATTAATAAAAATCTGGAAGGGAAAATCACCGCGTATAATTAATGTGAGCAAGGAATACAAACACATTTTATCCCATCAGAATTTACATGCCAGTTTTTATCAAATTGCATTAGAAAATCCTCCTCACCACCTTAAGTTAAAAAAGGTAAAAATTGCACAGCTCCATAAGTATGCATTCCCTCGACTCATAGAAAAGTACCTTAAAGACGAGGATTTGATTAAATAA
- a CDS encoding YceI family protein, whose protein sequence is MKKLVFVLALGFVFNSQAQKFADLGKEETSVVTFFSKSPLEDIEATNKKAAVILDATTGDLQSVITIKMFKFKNALMEEHFNENYMESTKFPNAMFKGKVNEKIDLTTDAPQKVTATGKLTIHGVTKDVTLEGTITKKGDAIALETKFKVKVADYDIKVPSLYVKNIAEVVDVTLTSTIKPYVKK, encoded by the coding sequence ATGAAAAAATTAGTATTTGTTTTAGCCTTAGGCTTTGTTTTTAATTCTCAAGCACAGAAGTTTGCCGATTTAGGAAAAGAAGAAACTTCTGTTGTTACTTTCTTCTCGAAGTCTCCACTTGAAGACATTGAGGCTACTAATAAAAAAGCTGCGGTTATTTTAGATGCTACAACCGGCGATTTGCAATCCGTGATTACCATCAAGATGTTTAAGTTTAAAAATGCTTTAATGGAAGAGCATTTTAATGAGAACTATATGGAATCAACCAAATTTCCGAACGCTATGTTTAAAGGAAAAGTGAACGAGAAAATTGATTTAACAACAGACGCGCCTCAAAAAGTAACCGCTACCGGTAAATTAACTATTCACGGAGTAACAAAAGATGTAACTCTTGAAGGAACTATTACGAAGAAGGGTGATGCTATTGCGTTAGAAACTAAATTCAAGGTAAAAGTAGCTGATTACGATATTAAGGTGCCTTCTTTATATGTAAAGAACATTGCTGAGGTTGTAGATGTAACTTTAACATCTACCATCAAGCCTTATGTGAAAAAATAA